In bacterium, one genomic interval encodes:
- the glnA gene encoding type I glutamate--ammonia ligase, producing MTKTKEDVLRLIDEAGVRYIRLCFTDILGKIKGMSITRSEFEQVLEEGQGFDGSSVEGFARIDESDLMAMPDPLTFRVIPWEIAGEKVAMMFCDIQNPDGTPYEGDPRYVLKRQLAKVKEKGWTMYVGPELEYFYFENQHEPKTLDDAGYFDYELVDVGTQLRKKTVAALEMMDIAVECSHHEVAPSQHEIDLKYQEALVMADFAQVYKFVVKEIAMENGVYASFMPKPIFGENGSGMHCHVSLFKGDKNLFFDPKGDFLLSETARQFMAGVLTHVREITLILNQWVNSYKRLVPGYEAPVYVGWGRRNRSSLVRVPMYRVGKERATRIELRSPDPSANPYLSFALILAAGLKGIEGKYNLPGPIEENIFEMTQAQKDKLKIDTLPGSLEQAIALAEGSKLVKEALGEHVFNKLIENKKMEWDQYRIHVSQYETDMYQKML from the coding sequence ATGACCAAAACCAAAGAAGACGTCCTTCGTTTAATTGACGAAGCCGGCGTGCGCTATATCAGGCTTTGTTTTACCGACATCCTGGGAAAGATCAAAGGGATGTCGATCACCCGCTCGGAGTTCGAGCAGGTCCTCGAAGAAGGACAGGGCTTTGACGGTTCATCCGTCGAAGGTTTCGCCCGTATTGATGAATCCGATCTGATGGCGATGCCTGATCCGCTCACTTTCCGCGTTATCCCCTGGGAGATCGCGGGAGAAAAAGTCGCCATGATGTTCTGCGACATTCAGAATCCCGATGGGACTCCCTACGAAGGCGACCCGCGCTATGTGCTGAAACGTCAGCTCGCCAAAGTCAAAGAAAAGGGCTGGACCATGTATGTTGGTCCGGAGTTGGAATACTTCTATTTCGAGAACCAGCATGAGCCGAAGACCCTGGATGATGCCGGGTATTTCGACTATGAACTGGTTGATGTCGGCACGCAACTTCGCAAGAAGACCGTCGCGGCACTCGAAATGATGGATATCGCGGTTGAATGCTCGCACCACGAGGTAGCCCCCAGCCAGCACGAGATCGACCTGAAGTACCAGGAAGCACTGGTGATGGCTGATTTCGCCCAGGTCTACAAGTTTGTGGTCAAAGAGATCGCCATGGAGAACGGCGTCTACGCCAGCTTCATGCCGAAGCCGATCTTTGGCGAGAACGGCTCAGGCATGCACTGCCACGTCTCTCTCTTCAAAGGTGACAAGAACCTCTTTTTCGACCCCAAAGGTGACTTCCTTCTCTCCGAGACGGCACGCCAGTTTATGGCCGGTGTGCTGACCCATGTCCGCGAGATCACACTCATCCTGAACCAGTGGGTTAACTCCTACAAGCGGTTAGTGCCGGGATATGAAGCTCCGGTTTATGTCGGCTGGGGCCGTCGTAACCGCTCGAGTCTGGTCCGTGTGCCGATGTACCGCGTTGGCAAAGAGCGCGCCACCCGTATCGAGCTTCGCTCGCCGGATCCGTCCGCCAACCCGTACCTGTCGTTTGCCCTGATTCTGGCCGCTGGCCTGAAAGGGATCGAAGGGAAGTACAATCTGCCGGGTCCGATCGAAGAGAACATTTTCGAGATGACTCAGGCTCAGAAGGACAAGCTGAAGATCGACACTCTGCCGGGTTCGCTCGAACAGGCGATTGCGCTGGCTGAGGGATCGAAGCTGGTCAAGGAAGCGCTTGGCGAGCATGTGTTCAACAAGCTGATCGAGAACAAAAAGATGGAATGGGATCAGTATCGCATTCATGTCAGTCAGTACGAGACTGATATGTATCAGAAGATGCTGTAA